A single window of Nicotiana tomentosiformis chromosome 1, ASM39032v3, whole genome shotgun sequence DNA harbors:
- the LOC104092096 gene encoding membrane protein of ER body-like protein has translation MMKSDKMRGNAKGTQGDGSETRVKQENRRFYAKPRFQRQLSSKYANGESQDSFGGPLLLLVMISSEVAYLIGRLLVICLNLVTTGYFLLHATVAMFSYLVLGLVQLPVVYGYTTDDKDYKRVAVLVTYLLCVIILATANAYKQGPNKFKVKTVLYYVITASMASGVGLAAGHLIKRLMALVN, from the exons ATGATGAAATCTGACAAAATGAGAG GGAACGCTAAGGGAACACAGGGTGATGGTTCAGAGACAAGGGTAAAGCAGGAAAATAGGCGTTTTTACGCTAAGCCCAGATTCCAAAGGCAGTTATCAAGTAAGTATGCGAATGGTGAGAGTCAAGACTCATTCGGCGGACCACTTCTTCTTTTAG TCATGATATCCTCTGAAGTGGCATACCTGATAGGCAGACTCCTTGTTATTTGTCTTAAT TTGGTGACTACTGGGTATTTCCTACTACATGCTACTGTTGCCATGTTTTCATATCTTGTGCTGGGCCTCGTACAATTACCAGTAGTATACGGCTACACAACTGATGACAAAGACTACAAGCGTGTTGCAGTTTTGGTGACATATCTTTTGTGCGTTATCATACTTGCTACTGCAAATGCTTATAAGCAAGGACCAAACAAGTTTAAGGTCAAGACAGTTTTATACTATGTTATCACTGCAAGTATGGCCTCGGGTGTTGGTCTCGCCGCAGGACATTTAATTAAGAGGCTCATGGCGCTGGTTAATTGA